In Bacillus sp. KH172YL63, one genomic interval encodes:
- a CDS encoding TatD family hydrolase — MLFDTHVHLNAEQFDEDLEEVISRAREAGVEKMVVVGFDRPTINRAMELIGQYDFLYAAIGWHPVDAIDMKDEDLAWIEELSSHPKVVAIGEMGLDYHWDKSPKDVQKNVFRKQIQLAKKVKLPIVIHNRDATQDIVDILREENAGEVGGIMHCFSGSPEIAQECVEMNFYISLGGPVTFKNAKKPKEVAKEIPLEKLLIETDCPYLAPHPNRGKRNEPAYVKLVAEQIAELKEVSLEEVERVTFENAKKVFNIN; from the coding sequence ATGCTATTTGATACACATGTTCATTTGAATGCAGAACAATTTGACGAAGATCTGGAGGAGGTAATATCGAGAGCGAGAGAAGCTGGAGTTGAAAAGATGGTTGTCGTCGGATTTGACAGGCCTACCATCAACCGTGCGATGGAACTCATCGGTCAATATGACTTCTTGTATGCCGCAATCGGCTGGCACCCAGTGGATGCAATTGATATGAAAGATGAAGATTTAGCTTGGATCGAAGAGCTTTCCAGCCACCCGAAAGTCGTTGCGATCGGGGAAATGGGCCTTGACTATCATTGGGATAAATCACCGAAGGATGTTCAGAAGAACGTATTCAGGAAACAGATTCAATTAGCCAAAAAAGTGAAACTCCCGATCGTGATTCATAACCGTGATGCCACTCAGGATATTGTGGACATCCTCCGGGAAGAAAACGCAGGCGAAGTTGGGGGGATCATGCACTGCTTCAGCGGAAGTCCGGAAATCGCCCAAGAGTGTGTAGAGATGAATTTTTATATTTCACTTGGTGGTCCCGTCACCTTTAAAAATGCAAAAAAACCAAAAGAAGTGGCAAAGGAGATTCCGTTGGAAAAGCTCCTGATCGAAACGGACTGCCCTTATTTAGCACCACACCCGAACCGTGGGAAGCGTAATGAACCCGCTTATGTGAAGCTTGTGGCAGAACAGATCGCTGAATTGAAAGAAGTGTCCCTGGAAGAAGTGGAGAGGGTCACATTCGAAAATGCAAAAAAAGTATTCAACATAAACTGA